A region of Arvicanthis niloticus isolate mArvNil1 chromosome 18, mArvNil1.pat.X, whole genome shotgun sequence DNA encodes the following proteins:
- the LOC117723485 gene encoding ral guanine nucleotide dissociation stimulator-like 3, with the protein MFSCVKTTGGSGLKKDNRKGHGGVWRHRFHSCLQHLWPFSRKGKKLSKGSQGQDHTEQSEKASPPQDLREPVHHSRESRISAQTVVKQVNYLVPSLQEGDPSFVPNFLSTYRRFLTPVTVLDLLFMRYAYFCPDSEEDEQVKNTLCSFLETWMDKNPEDFYESSDLFPLEYLRAYLSVHMPHSDLIARIDKLLTQLHEEQAKELEAKDEEVLSSDPEFKYCKSIGKPATLEPEQTCAPELESTKATRSFCDTCVATARYGSSSLASTADSSCGTRVSSCL; encoded by the exons ATGTTCTCTTGTGTTAAGACTACTGGAGGCTCAGGCCTCAAGAAAGACAACAGGAAAGGCCATGGTGGTGTCTGGAGGCACAGGTTTCACTCTTGCCTTCAACACCTGTGGCCATTTTCCcgaaagggaaaaaaattgagCAAGGGCAGCCAAGgccaggaccacacagaacaG AGTGAGAAGGCTTCTCCACCACAGGACTTGAGAGAGCCAGTCCACCACAGTAGAGAGTCACGCATCAGTGCACAGACGGTAGTAAAGCAGGTGAACTACCTGGTGCCATCTCTACAGGAAGGGGACCCTTCCTTTGTTCCTAACTTTCTGTCCACATACAGAAGATTTCTCACCCCCGTAACGGTGCTAGACCTGCTGTTCATGAG GTATGCATACTTTTGCCCTGATTCTGAAGAGGATGAACAAGTAAAGAACACCCTCTGTAGCTTCCTGGAAACATGGATGGACAAGAACCCCGAGGACTTTTATGAGTCCTCAGACCTGTTTCCTCTGGAATACTTGAGGGCCTACTTGAGTGTTCACATGCCACACTCTGATCTTATTGCCCGCATCGATAAGCTCCTGACTCAGTTGCATGAAGAACAGGCCAAGGAGTTAGAGGCCAAAGATGAGGAAGTGTTGTCCTCAGATCCAGAATTTAAATATTGTAAATCTATAGGCAAACCAGCCACTCTGGAGCCAGAACAAACTTGTGCACCAGAGCTAGAGAGTACAAAAGCCACCAGAAGTTTCTGTGACACGTGTGTAGCTACAGCTAGATATGGCAGCAGCAGTCTGGCCAGCACAGCTGACAGCAGCTGTGGAACCCGTGTCTCATCTTGTCTGTAG
- the LOC117722859 gene encoding ral guanine nucleotide dissociation stimulator-like 3, with translation MFSCVKTTGGSGLKKDNRKGHGGVWRHRFHSCLQHLWPFSRKGKKLSKGSQGQDHTEQSEKASPPQDLREPVHHSRESRISAQTVVKQVNYLVPSLQEGDPSFVPNFLSTYRRFLTPVTVLDLLFMRYAYFCPDSEEDEQVKNTLCSFLETWMDKNPEDFYESSDLFPLEYLRAYLSVHMPHSDLIARIDELLTQLHEEQAKELEAKDEEVLSSDPEFKYCKSIGKPASLEPEQTCAPELESTKATRNFCDTCVATARYVSSTLASTADSSCGTRVSSCL, from the exons ATGTTCTCTTGTGTTAAGACTACTGGAGGCTCAGGCCTCAAGAAAGACAACAGGAAAGGCCATGGTGGTGTCTGGAGGCACAGGTTTCACTCTTGCCTTCAACACCTGTGGCCATTTTCCcgaaagggaaaaaaattgagCAAGGGCAGCCAAGgccaggaccacacagaacaG AGTGAGAAGGCTTCTCCACCACAGGACCTGAGAGAGCCAGTCCACCACAGTAGAGAGTCACGCATCAGTGCACAGACGGTAGTAAAGCAGGTGAACTACCTGGTGCCATCTCTACAGGAAGGGGACCCTTCCTTTGTTCCTAACTTTCTGTCCACATACAGAAGATTTCTCACCCCCGTAACGGTGCTAGACCTGCTGTTCATGAG GTATGCATACTTTTGCCCTGATTCTGAAGAGGATGAACAAGTAAAGAACACCCTCTGTAGCTTCCTGGAAACATGGATGGACAAGAACCCCGAGGACTTTTATGAGTCCTCAGACCTGTTTCCTCTGGAATACTTGAGGGCCTACTTGAGTGTTCACATGCCACACTCTGATCTTATTGCCCGCATCGATGAGCTCCTGACCCAGTTGCATGAAGAACAGGCCAAGGAGTTAGAGGCCAAAGATGAGGAAGTGTTGTCCTCAGATCCAGAATTTAAATATTGTAAATCTATAGGCAAACCAGCCTCTCTGGAGCCAGAACAAACTTGTGCACCAGAGCTAGAGAGTACAAAAGCCACCAGAAATTTCTGTGACACGTGTGTAGCTACAGCTAGATATGTCAGCAGCACTCTGGCCAGCACAGCTGACAGCAGCTGTGGAACCCGTGTCTCATCTTGTCTGTAG